Proteins from a single region of Pseudonocardia sp. DSM 110487:
- a CDS encoding cupin domain-containing protein — MQHQLISQIEQALSWAGPHELGRAVARGRMSDDALPGRLLTPQRLLDLVMRRSLTPPQFRCVQDGNELHPRHYIDQGAGRRAPGLPQVDMGAVGRLLDEGATFVLDGVDRLDPTMEAACRALQWWAGELVQVNCYLTTRDAAGFELHWDDHDVLVVQLAGRKSWEVRGASRPAPMYRDAVRNDTPSDEIIWAGSMVAGDVLHIPRGYWHRATRTDRGATAEEQDFSLHATFGLTQRTGVDWVTWLADRAREDLMFRTDLDPVSDSGPALARQLSALAETASPHQFLASRVRQQPPRRRVITSGVFGPPASVVCITEFPPQITAVPCGDASRPAAVLVEAAGRAIRFAAAAEPALRMLLSGHPVQIAEVEKATSLPLGAVAATLITEGLCAEALPELSSGYTGLVPTTPCSTPR; from the coding sequence ATGCAACACCAGCTGATCTCGCAGATTGAGCAGGCGCTGAGCTGGGCGGGCCCGCACGAGCTCGGGCGCGCAGTCGCCCGTGGACGTATGTCGGACGACGCCCTGCCGGGCCGCCTGCTGACCCCGCAGCGACTGCTCGATCTCGTCATGCGCCGTAGCCTCACGCCGCCGCAGTTCCGGTGTGTGCAGGACGGGAACGAACTGCACCCTCGCCACTACATCGACCAGGGGGCGGGTCGACGTGCGCCCGGATTGCCCCAGGTCGACATGGGAGCGGTCGGGCGGCTGCTCGACGAGGGCGCCACGTTCGTCCTCGACGGCGTCGATCGTCTCGATCCGACGATGGAGGCGGCCTGCCGCGCGCTGCAGTGGTGGGCGGGGGAGTTGGTGCAGGTCAACTGCTATCTGACGACGCGCGACGCTGCCGGGTTCGAGCTGCACTGGGATGACCACGACGTCCTGGTGGTGCAGCTGGCGGGTCGCAAGAGCTGGGAGGTGCGTGGCGCGTCTCGACCCGCCCCGATGTATCGCGATGCGGTGCGCAACGACACCCCCAGCGACGAGATCATCTGGGCCGGGTCCATGGTCGCCGGGGATGTCCTGCACATCCCGCGCGGCTACTGGCACCGAGCCACTCGAACCGACCGGGGCGCCACCGCCGAGGAGCAGGACTTCTCCCTGCACGCCACGTTCGGGCTCACCCAGCGGACCGGCGTGGACTGGGTGACGTGGCTGGCGGACCGGGCTCGTGAAGACCTGATGTTTCGGACCGACCTCGATCCGGTCAGCGACTCAGGTCCGGCGCTCGCGCGGCAACTGTCGGCACTGGCTGAAACTGCGAGCCCCCACCAGTTCCTGGCCTCCCGGGTCCGCCAGCAGCCGCCGCGACGGCGGGTGATCACGAGCGGCGTGTTCGGTCCGCCCGCGTCGGTGGTGTGCATTACCGAGTTCCCGCCCCAGATCACCGCGGTTCCCTGTGGTGACGCGTCGAGGCCCGCAGCAGTCCTCGTCGAGGCAGCCGGTCGCGCCATCCGGTTCGCCGCAGCGGCCGAGCCCGCGCTGCGGATGCTGCTGTCGGGGCATCCGGTCCAGATCGCCGAGGTCGAGAAGGCCACCAGCCTGCCGCTCGGCGCCGTTGCCGCCACGCTGATCACGGAGGGCTTGTGCGCAGAGGCGCTGCCCGAGTTGTCCTCGGGCTACACCGGACTCGTCCCGACGACACCTTGCTCGACGCCGCGCTGA
- a CDS encoding helix-turn-helix domain-containing protein: MPTTSEEGRRLVSTGEAARALQVDPTTLQRWANAKRVTPASKTLGGHLRWDLDDLRRQIADIVG, translated from the coding sequence ATGCCCACCACTAGCGAGGAAGGCCGACGGCTCGTGAGTACCGGCGAGGCCGCCCGCGCGCTCCAGGTCGACCCCACCACCCTGCAGCGATGGGCCAACGCGAAACGAGTCACGCCGGCCTCGAAGACGCTCGGCGGACACCTGCGCTGGGATCTCGACGACCTGCGTCGCCAGATCGCCGACATCGTCGGGTAG